Within the Aminivibrio sp. genome, the region AGCGGAACTTGTCGGGGATGCCGTCAGCCCCGGCTGGTTTGTAGGCCTCGAAGACCCCTTCCTTGACCCCCGCCTCGTAGGTGTCCGCCGGCCCGCCGAGGAGCATGTCCACCTGAGGGTTGTTCTTCTCGGCCACCACCCTGGCGAGAGCCTCTCCGGAGGAGAATCTCATGAAATTCACCTTGATCCCCGTTTCGGCGGAAAAGGCCTCGAATACCTGGGAGGCATACTTCTCCGGCATGATCGTGTACGCGTTGAGTTCTCCCGAAGCGTACGCTCCCCCCGCCATGACGGCCACCACGAAAAGCGAAGCGATGACGACTCTGAGTTTGGACAAACCGATCATCTCCTTCTTTTTTGGTATGCACTGTAAACGGTTTCTTTCCGCCCCCTTATTATGGCCCCGGAGCTCCCGTTTCGCAACATGAACCTGGAAACCTGAATCCGCTCCCCCGCGGGGATGGCGAATTCACCTTATGTGCCCGGCGACACTCCCTCTGCCTGAAAGGTTTGCGGATTTAGGGGAAGGAAAGTAAAAAGGAAAAAAGTACCCGCTCCTCTCCTCACACGACGCAAGAAAAGCGGGATCCGCCTCCTGCGCTGATCCCGCTTTGTGTCTTTTCCTGTTTCCTTTCGGGGATTACTTGGAGTAGCCGAGTTCCTTCGCTTCGTCCTTGTAGCCGAGATCCCAGAGAACCGTGCGGTAGATCTCGAGGAATTCCTTGCCCTCGGGGGTCTTGCCGCACTCATCGACCACGAGCTTGTGTCCCACGCTCCGGGCCTTGGCCTCGTCCTCGGGGCTCCATCTCACCACTTTGATGTTTGGCATTTCCTTCCACTTTTCCCGGGCCTTGATCTCATGGACGTAGACCATGGCGGAAAGGTAGCGGATGCGGTCCCGGGCGGCGATGACGATGTCCTTGTACTCCTGGGAAAGGGCGTTCCACCTGTCGGGGTTCACCACCAGGGGGAAGTACTCGCAGGTGCCGTTCTGGAAGGCGGGGTCCACCACGTAGGTCGCCACTTCGTGGAAGCCCATGCGCATGTTCTCATCCCAGAAGGTCCACTCGGCGGCGTCGATGTTCTTCGTCTGGAAGGCGGTGTAGATCTCGGGGGCGGAGAGGGAGACCGTGGTGCCGCCGAGAGCCCTGTAGAAAAGGGCGCCGAAGCCGGAGGAACGGATCTTCTTGCCCTTCACGTCATCGATGGTGTTGATGGGGGTGACGGACATGAGCTGCTCGTTGATGGGGCTGGTCATGGCGTGGCCGAGATACTTGATGCGGTGCTTGGCATAGAGCTTCTCGAACCAGGGCTCGAGCTTCTCCACCAGATAGGCGCCCTCCGCGAAGGTGCCGAGAGGGGAACCGGGCTGGGTGGTGAGTGTGAACAGGGGATCCTTGCCAGTCCAGTAGGCGCTGTAGACCATGGCGGCATCCACCACTCCGTTGGCCACGCCGTCGAAGGACTCGAACACGGGGAAAAGGACTCCGGCGGCGTAGGGCTCGATGACGAACTTGCCGCCGGACAGGGTCTTCACCGTCTCGCAGAATACTTCGGCGATCCGCTGCTGTTCCGTTCCGGGCATGGCGTGGGTCACCAGGCGCCATTTCACGTCCTGGGCAAGGGCCCCGTGGGCTCCCGCGAGAAGAAACACTACAGTCAGTACAAGTGCAAGGGTCTTTTTCATTGGGTCGGATTTCCTCCTTTTCTGGATATGGGTTCCGCTTTTCATGAACACTCCGGTGCGCCGTTTGTTTCGTTTACTCTTTGGCTGTTTTCCCTGCTTTCCTGGCGGCGCCGTTCGCACGCTCCTGAATCGCCCCCCCCTTTCGCTCCGGGCTGTCCTGTTTCAGAGTTCAATGTTCACGACGGGCTTCGGGCGTTGCGCCCCTACAGGCCCATGATGTATCTCGGAAGCCACATCACGATCTCGGGGAACATGAAAATGGTGGTGATGCAGACGATCTGCAGCAGAAGGAAGGGAACGCTCGCCTTGTAGATTTCGACGATATCCACGTCGGGAGGAGTGCATCCCTTCAGGTAGAACAGGCTGAAGCCGAAGGGGGGCGACAGGTAGGCGCTCTGGAGCAGCACGTTGAACGCCAGCCCCACCCACAGGGGATCGAAGCCCAGCCTGGACAGGATGGGGGCGATGATGGGAACGGCGAGGAAGATGATGGCCCCCGGTTCGAGGAACATTCCGAGGATGAAGATGAACACCGCGGACACGAGGAAGACCATGTTCGGGCCGCCGGGCATGTTCATGGCAATGTTGGTGATGAGGGTATTTCCGCCGAGCCCCGAGAAAACGGAACCGAAAGCTCCCGCACCGATCATGGTCCACCCGACCATGGCGGACACGCCGAGAGTCTCAAAACAGGAGGTATACACAATCTCCCAGGTAAGGCGCCTCTTCAGCATGCCGATCAGCAGCGCTCCCGCCGCTCCGAAGGCTGCCGCCTCCGTGGGGGTGGCCATGCCCATAAGGATGGACCCGAGGACCACGAAAATCAGCATACCGGGGAAGAAAACGCTCTTCATGGAGACCAGCTTTTCCTTCCACGTAGCCCGCTCGTCGGGGGGCAGGGAAGGGCAGAAATCCGGGTCGATAAGGCCCCGGATAAGGACATACCCGATGTACAGAATGGCGAGGAAGATGCCGGCGGAAAGTCCGCCCGCGAAAAGGCCGCCGATGGAGACGCCGGTGACGCAGCCGTAGAGCACCATGTTCGTGCTCGGCGGAATGAGCTGTCCCAGGGTTCCTGCGCCCATGACGCATCCCAGGGCCATGCGCTTGTTGTATCCGTGTTTCAGCATCTGGGGCAGGCCGATCAGACCGAGGCCGATGACCCCTGCCGCCACCACGCCTGAAACAGCCCCGAGGACCGCGCCTACGATCACGGTGGCCACGGCGAGGCCGCCCCGGAGTCCGCCGGACCATTTGAAGAAGGCGGAATAGAGGTCCTCCACCACGTTGGTCTTCTGGAGGATATAGGCCATGTAGATGAAGAGGGGAACGGCGATGATCACGAAATTGTTCATGGAGCCCCACGCCGCTGAGACGACGATGTTGAGCGCTCCGGGGCCCCAGAGGACGTAGGAGAATCCTATGGAGACGGCGGCGAGGGAGAACGCTATGGGTACCCCTCCCGCAAGGAGCACGAAAAGGGCGGCGAACATCAGAAGAGGGTACAGTTCACGGGCCATGGCGAATCTCCTCCGTCAGCTTGCTTTGCCGCCGGTCTTTTCCGGGCGGGCAAGAATGAGGGCAAGCATGTCCTTGAATGCCTGCCAGGAAATGAGGGCGCAGGAAATGGGAATGATCCAGCGGTACCACCATACCTCAGGATTGAAGGGCGTCTGGTGGGTTGACCGTTCCCGCATGAGGGTGGAGCGCCAGGCTCCGGGAACGCTCACCCAGATGAGCACCAGGGCGACGAAGAGCACCACCGCCTCGGCGAAAATGCCGAGAATCCGCTTCCACTTCGGGGGGAGGTAATGACTGAGCACGTCCACCGCCACATGCTTCTTTTCGAGGTGGCAGTAGGCGGAGCCGAGCATGAAAAAGGAGCCGTAAAGGAAAAGGGACACTTCAAAAGTCCAGATGGGGGTTTCGTTGTAAATATACGACTTCAGGGAGCTGTAGACGATGCCGACGATGAGCGGCAGAATCAGAAGTGACACGAGCTTTCCAAATCGCTGCATGGGCCGTCCTCCTTGCTGGATTGTTTCTCCTGAATTTTCAGCCGGCGGAGCCGTCCTGTGAACGGCGGAAAAATACCTCGGAATGCCGACAGAGTTCCAGTATAAAGACACGAAAGGTATCGTTCAATTATTCGATAATTTTGCGTGGTTTTGCTTCCTTTTGACAACGGGCCCCGTGGCAAAATACAACTTCTGGGGTCGCCCCACCGTGGTCAGTTCGAAATCCACTGCTACCTCCTCCCGCCGGACGAGAAGTTCCAGGTACCTGCGGGCGCTGGAGCGGGAAATGCCGAGCATCCGGCCTGCATCCGCCGCCGAAAGAGGTTTTCTCGATTCCTGGAGCAGTTTCCCCAGCCGGATGAGCAGGGTCTCCTGGAATCCCTTGGGAGCGCCCTCCGGAGCTCCGGAAAGCCGCTTCCTGAAACCGAGAAGGCGGTCGAGGTCCTCCTGCCGCCATGGCATATCCCTTCCCACCAGGCCGTGGTAATACTCGCTGTAGGCCGCCAGGGCCCTGGTGAGGCGCTCCCATTCGAAAGGCTTGATCAGGTAGTCGAAGGCTCCCGAACAGATGGCACCCCGGACGGTATCGGGTGATTTTTCCGACGAAAGGATGATGAAATCCACCCTCGGGAATTCCGCCCGCATGCGCCGGAACCCCTCCAGCCCGTTGAACCCGGGAAGGGCGATATCGAGAAGCACGAGATTTACCGTCGTTTTGGAAAGAAGCGGAGCGATCTCCTCCCCCTTTTCTGCGAAACCGGCAAAGGAATATCCCTGTCCTTCAAGAACCACATTCCGGTACAGGGTGCGAAGCATGGGATCAGGTTCCGCAATCAGCACTGGGAGCGAATACACCTTCCAACCTCCTTCACACAGGACATGGAACCGTCTTCCTTTCCCAAAGGAGGCGCCGCCGTTTCCCGCGGTACCCTGCCGGCCTTCCTCCATGGCCCCGCCGAAGGAGAAAAGGCTCGGAAGAAAATATAGAAAGTATTATACAGGATAACCCCGTTTGTCAAAATACCTGAAGAATAGCCCCGCTCTTCACGAAAAGAGCGGGGATTTCTTTCCAAAACTCGGAGGAGGACGATCCTGTGTCCCGGAACGGAAGTCCCGGTCAGCCCCCGCTGATCATGTGGATTGCCTGTACTTCCGCGCCGTCGGGTATACGGACGGAGGCAAACTCCTCCCTCTTGTGGGGAGTCCCGTTCACCCACACGGCAATCATGGGGAAAGTAAAGTTCCGCTCATCCAGCAGGTCCCGGATGGTCATGCCTTCCCTCCAGGGGAACTGCTCGCCGTTGACCCTGATCATGCCTTTTCCGCGGACCTCCAGTAGGGGTCGAGGACTTCAAGCACTTCGGGGCTGTCCAGCCCCAGGCGCTCCACCGTCTCCCTGGTCGGGACGCCGTTCCTGTCCCAGCCCCTCCGGGCATACACCGCGTCCACCAGCTTCTCCCATTCGCCCCGACGGTATTCCTGCAGCCGGGAGATCTTTTCCTCCGCCGTCAGTCCGTCTCCGGAGATGCCGGCCTCTTCGAGCTTCTTGTCGTAGTAGTCTTTCCGCACGTTCCATTCGTCCGGGAAGACGGGGCCCAGGGCACGGTCGGGGATGGTGTGTTCTTTCCGGGTTCCCTTGCCCATGCGGTAGTTGAAGATCCGCTCGTAGTTGTAGACCCGCTCGGACTGGAGAATCATGTCCTCCCTGCTCAGCGGTTTCCCCGTGACGGCTTCGTAGATGTCAAGGTAGTTCTGGACGTGTTCGGGCACTTTGGCCGCTTCGATGCCTTTGTACCGGATGCGGTTGTCTTCCGGCTCCACGTCGTTCCACGGCAGCTTGCAGACTCCGACCAGGGAGAACCAGAGGCGGAAGTTGGGAAAGTAGAACAGGGCCTCGGCCTTGTCTTCAAAGGTGGGGATCTGGTTGTTCACCATGTCCATGAAGATGACCCACGCTTCGTCGTGCTGGGGGCCCTTGAGGGTGAGGAAGTACCCTCCCCACTGGGCGACGGATTCCTGGCACCGGTACTGGGAGACTTCGAGCCCCTGTCCTTCCATGCCGATTTTCTCCATGATTGCCCGGTCGGCGCCGTACCGTTCGGCGAAGATGTCT harbors:
- a CDS encoding TRAP transporter substrate-binding protein yields the protein MKKTLALVLTVVFLLAGAHGALAQDVKWRLVTHAMPGTEQQRIAEVFCETVKTLSGGKFVIEPYAAGVLFPVFESFDGVANGVVDAAMVYSAYWTGKDPLFTLTTQPGSPLGTFAEGAYLVEKLEPWFEKLYAKHRIKYLGHAMTSPINEQLMSVTPINTIDDVKGKKIRSSGFGALFYRALGGTTVSLSAPEIYTAFQTKNIDAAEWTFWDENMRMGFHEVATYVVDPAFQNGTCEYFPLVVNPDRWNALSQEYKDIVIAARDRIRYLSAMVYVHEIKAREKWKEMPNIKVVRWSPEDEAKARSVGHKLVVDECGKTPEGKEFLEIYRTVLWDLGYKDEAKELGYSK
- a CDS encoding TRAP transporter large permease subunit → MARELYPLLMFAALFVLLAGGVPIAFSLAAVSIGFSYVLWGPGALNIVVSAAWGSMNNFVIIAVPLFIYMAYILQKTNVVEDLYSAFFKWSGGLRGGLAVATVIVGAVLGAVSGVVAAGVIGLGLIGLPQMLKHGYNKRMALGCVMGAGTLGQLIPPSTNMVLYGCVTGVSIGGLFAGGLSAGIFLAILYIGYVLIRGLIDPDFCPSLPPDERATWKEKLVSMKSVFFPGMLIFVVLGSILMGMATPTEAAAFGAAGALLIGMLKRRLTWEIVYTSCFETLGVSAMVGWTMIGAGAFGSVFSGLGGNTLITNIAMNMPGGPNMVFLVSAVFIFILGMFLEPGAIIFLAVPIIAPILSRLGFDPLWVGLAFNVLLQSAYLSPPFGFSLFYLKGCTPPDVDIVEIYKASVPFLLLQIVCITTIFMFPEIVMWLPRYIMGL
- a CDS encoding TRAP transporter small permease subunit, encoding MQRFGKLVSLLILPLIVGIVYSSLKSYIYNETPIWTFEVSLFLYGSFFMLGSAYCHLEKKHVAVDVLSHYLPPKWKRILGIFAEAVVLFVALVLIWVSVPGAWRSTLMRERSTHQTPFNPEVWWYRWIIPISCALISWQAFKDMLALILARPEKTGGKAS
- a CDS encoding response regulator, producing the protein MYSLPVLIAEPDPMLRTLYRNVVLEGQGYSFAGFAEKGEEIAPLLSKTTVNLVLLDIALPGFNGLEGFRRMRAEFPRVDFIILSSEKSPDTVRGAICSGAFDYLIKPFEWERLTRALAAYSEYYHGLVGRDMPWRQEDLDRLLGFRKRLSGAPEGAPKGFQETLLIRLGKLLQESRKPLSAADAGRMLGISRSSARRYLELLVRREEVAVDFELTTVGRPQKLYFATGPVVKRKQNHAKLSNN
- the thiS gene encoding sulfur carrier protein ThiS — protein: MIRVNGEQFPWREGMTIRDLLDERNFTFPMIAVWVNGTPHKREEFASVRIPDGAEVQAIHMISGG